GGCCCCCACGGCCCCCACGGCCCGCCAGAACGAAGATCAGGATGAGGAGAATGATGGGCCAGGGAGGCACCCAGCCTCGCGGCCGCCGGCCTCCATCAGCCGGTGGCTGGACTCGGACGCCGCCCTCGAGCCGGAAGCCGAATTCGCGCGCATACGCCTCTGCCAGCACGCTCACACCCAGCGCCAGTCCCGCTCCGTAACTACCCGTTGCGACCGCCTCCTGGCCGATGGCGTCGCGTATCCTGCCGGAGAGGGCATCGGTGACGAACCCTTCAGCGCCGGTCCCGGTGGAGATGGCCAGCTCCGACTGCCCGTCGCCCGGGCGCGCCCCCGGCTTCAGCAGCACGACCACGCCGGCGTTCCGGCCCCGGTCGCCGGCGCCGCCGCGCGCGCCCACTCGCCACTGCCTCCCGATGTCGCGCGCGACGTCGCTCGCCGGGCGGCCCCCGAGGTCACGCATCGTCACCACGACGATCTCACCGCC
The window above is part of the Gemmatimonadales bacterium genome. Proteins encoded here:
- a CDS encoding TPM domain-containing protein; translated protein: GGEIVVVTMRDLGGRPASDVARDIGRQWRVGARGGAGDRGRNAGVVVLLKPGARPGDGQSELAISTGTGAEGFVTDALSGRIRDAIGQEAVATGSYGAGLALGVSVLAEAYAREFGFRLEGGVRVQPPADGGRRPRGWVPPWPIILLILIFVLAGRGGRGGRGGRGGGIMSALLWGSVLSGGRRGGGGGGWGGGGFGGGGFGGFGGGGGFSGGGASGRF